A part of Arthrobacter dokdonellae genomic DNA contains:
- the glgC gene encoding glucose-1-phosphate adenylyltransferase, protein MAVKKVLAIVLAGGEGKRLMPLTADRAKPAVPFAGFRLVDFALSNLVNSGYLKIVVLTQYKSHSMDQHISQTWRMSTQLGNYVASVPAQQRRGKSWFLGSANAIYQSMNLIVDAAPDIVVVVGADHVYRMDFEQMVQSHIKSGARATVSAVRQPLGMANQFGVIEVDNSVETGVTGAHKISAFVEKPESTPGLADAPDQFLASMGNYVFDTDALVEALEQDAVKSDTKNDMGGDIIPHFVDRGEAFVYDFTTNDIPDATDRDRNYWRDVGTIDSYYDAHMDLISPLPIFNLYNRAWPIYTRNTTSPPAKFVHGEHNAVGAALDSIVAPGVVVSGGVVENSVLSNDVFVGTGARVMDSVLMDGVVVGAGAVVKRAIIDKSVRIPAGATIGVDPELDRARGFAVTESGITVLKKGQIVSVPEAEEIAVAKAAAAATPAALELAIAEHRLSKETMDLVVDNQLTAADAASGRRTSPAAGSVSASDGKAAKIVE, encoded by the coding sequence ATGGCTGTCAAGAAAGTTCTGGCGATTGTATTGGCGGGCGGCGAGGGCAAGCGTTTGATGCCCTTGACGGCTGACCGTGCCAAGCCTGCAGTTCCCTTTGCGGGATTCAGGCTCGTCGATTTTGCGTTGTCCAATTTGGTGAATTCCGGATACTTGAAAATAGTGGTCCTGACGCAGTATAAGTCGCACAGCATGGACCAGCACATTTCGCAGACGTGGCGGATGTCAACGCAGCTGGGCAATTATGTGGCCAGTGTCCCGGCGCAGCAGCGCCGCGGCAAGAGCTGGTTCTTGGGCAGCGCAAACGCCATTTACCAGTCGATGAACCTGATCGTCGATGCCGCACCGGACATCGTGGTGGTGGTCGGGGCCGACCACGTCTACCGCATGGACTTTGAGCAGATGGTCCAGAGCCACATCAAGTCAGGGGCGCGGGCCACAGTTTCCGCTGTGCGTCAACCATTGGGCATGGCCAACCAATTCGGCGTCATCGAAGTGGACAACTCCGTCGAAACGGGCGTCACGGGAGCCCACAAGATCTCCGCGTTCGTTGAAAAGCCGGAGTCGACACCCGGCCTGGCGGATGCCCCTGACCAGTTCCTGGCCTCCATGGGCAACTACGTCTTCGACACGGATGCCCTGGTCGAGGCGCTCGAACAGGATGCAGTCAAGAGCGACACCAAGAATGACATGGGCGGTGACATCATCCCCCACTTTGTTGACCGGGGTGAAGCCTTTGTCTACGACTTCACGACCAACGACATCCCCGACGCGACGGACCGCGACCGCAACTACTGGCGCGATGTGGGGACCATCGATTCCTACTACGACGCCCACATGGACCTCATCTCGCCCCTGCCGATCTTTAATCTCTACAACCGGGCATGGCCGATCTACACGCGCAACACCACCTCTCCGCCTGCCAAGTTTGTCCATGGGGAGCACAATGCCGTTGGAGCGGCACTGGACTCCATCGTTGCCCCCGGCGTGGTGGTTTCCGGCGGCGTGGTGGAAAACTCCGTCCTCTCCAACGATGTTTTTGTAGGCACCGGTGCCCGGGTCATGGATTCGGTGCTTATGGACGGCGTGGTGGTGGGAGCGGGCGCCGTGGTAAAACGCGCGATCATTGACAAGTCCGTGCGCATTCCCGCCGGTGCCACGATCGGCGTCGATCCGGAACTCGACCGGGCACGCGGCTTTGCGGTCACCGAGTCCGGAATTACGGTCCTGAAAAAGGGTCAGATCGTTTCGGTACCGGAGGCCGAAGAAATAGCCGTGGCCAAGGCGGCCGCCGCGGCGACGCCGGCGGCCCTGGAACTGGCCATCGCCGAGCACCGGTTGTCGAAGGAGACCATGGACCTGGTGGTGGACAACCAGCTCACCGCAGCGGACGCGGCCTCCGGCCGGCGCACGAGCCCGGCCGCGGGCAGCGTGTCGGCGTCCGACGGGAAAGCGGCTAAAATTGTGGAGTGA
- the glgA gene encoding glycogen synthase, translated as MRIDIVTKEFPPEIYGGAGVHVAELSRVLAGRVDLRVHAFGADRPADFHGAAVSSYGNLPQLGVANAALQTLGVDLQIVPDIAGADLVHSHTWYANMAGHLASLLHGIPHVLSAHSLEPLRPWKAEQLGGGYALSSWVEKTAYEAAAAIIAVSDGMRQDIVRSYPDVDPDKVKVIHNGIDVASWQRDAKDDVVRSLGIDPSRPSVVWVGRVTRQKGVPYLLKAAAALPPEVQLVLCAGAADTPELGAEVNSLIEGLKEQRDGVIVIERMLPRHELIQVLSHATVFACPSIYEPLGIVNLEAMACGAAVVASATGGIPEVVAHGETGLLVPLEQVTDGTGTPLDPEKFIADFAAALIEVVSDPARARTMGEKGRLRAQENFSWESIVEKTLDVYRSVLPNAAPTSRAASWPSAP; from the coding sequence GTGCGTATCGATATTGTGACTAAGGAATTTCCCCCGGAAATATATGGCGGTGCCGGCGTTCACGTCGCCGAGCTCAGCCGTGTCCTTGCCGGGCGGGTGGATCTGCGGGTTCACGCCTTCGGCGCCGACCGTCCAGCGGACTTCCACGGCGCCGCGGTGTCCTCCTACGGGAACCTTCCGCAGCTGGGCGTGGCAAACGCCGCACTGCAGACGCTGGGGGTGGATCTGCAGATCGTTCCCGACATAGCAGGGGCCGACCTGGTGCACTCGCACACCTGGTACGCCAACATGGCCGGCCACCTGGCGTCGCTCCTGCATGGCATACCGCATGTGCTCAGCGCGCACAGCCTGGAGCCGCTGCGCCCCTGGAAGGCCGAGCAGCTTGGCGGCGGTTACGCCTTGTCGTCGTGGGTGGAGAAGACGGCATACGAGGCTGCGGCCGCCATCATTGCCGTGTCCGACGGCATGCGGCAGGACATCGTGCGCAGCTATCCCGACGTCGACCCCGACAAGGTCAAGGTGATCCACAACGGCATTGACGTCGCCTCCTGGCAGCGGGACGCGAAGGACGACGTCGTCCGTTCCCTGGGGATCGATCCCTCCCGTCCCAGCGTGGTGTGGGTTGGCCGCGTGACGCGGCAAAAGGGAGTGCCATACCTGTTAAAGGCAGCCGCCGCGCTCCCGCCGGAGGTCCAGCTGGTCCTGTGTGCCGGCGCCGCCGACACACCTGAGCTGGGCGCCGAAGTGAATTCCCTCATTGAAGGGCTCAAAGAACAGCGCGACGGGGTCATCGTCATTGAACGCATGCTGCCGCGCCATGAGCTCATTCAAGTCCTCAGCCATGCCACGGTTTTCGCGTGCCCGTCGATTTACGAACCACTGGGCATCGTGAACCTTGAAGCGATGGCATGTGGTGCGGCCGTCGTGGCCAGTGCGACCGGCGGGATCCCGGAAGTCGTTGCCCACGGTGAGACCGGGCTGCTGGTGCCGTTGGAGCAGGTGACTGACGGGACGGGCACGCCGCTTGACCCCGAAAAGTTCATTGCCGACTTCGCAGCCGCGCTCATCGAAGTTGTCAGCGACCCGGCCCGCGCCCGCACGATGGGGGAGAAGGGCCGCCTCCGAGCCCAGGAAAACTTTTCCTGGGAGTCAATCGTGGAAAAGACCCTGGACGTGTACCGCAGCGTGCTGCCGAATGCGGCGCCTACTTCGCGCGCTGCTTCTTGGCCTTCTGCACCATGA
- a CDS encoding acyl-CoA dehydrogenase family protein, translating to MTDVLTPASTAASDHAAGVDVAVLGQALLGRWADVRLQARELAGRPELHKVEGLTHAEHRERVFQQLGVLVEQNGVHRAFPSRLGGTDNHGGNVAGFEELVTADPSLQIKAGVQWGLFGCAVLHLGTQEHQDKWLPGIMSLEIPGCFAMTEIGHGSDVASIATTATYDPETREFVVNTPFRAAWKEFIGNAAVDGLAAVVFAQLITRGVNHGVHAFYVELRDPATQEFLPGIGGVDDNIKGGLNGIDNGRLHFSNVRIPRTNLLNRYGDVAADGAYSSPITSPGRRFFTMLGTLVQGRVSLDGAAVAASKVALRIAIQYATERRQFNASSDTGEVVLLDYQRHQRRLLPRLATTYAAAFAHEELLQKFDGVFSGAQDTDEDRQDLETLAAAFKSLSTWHALDTLQECREACGGAGFMVENRFTSLRADLDVYATFEGDNTVLLQLVAKRLLADYSKEFRNLDFGVLARFVVGQAAELTWHKTGLRQVAQFVADSGSAHKSAKALKDEDTQHEMLAGRVQAMVADVAAALKEAAKLSKEKGAELFNEHQNELIEAARAHAELLQWEAFTEALRGISDPGTHRVLTTLRDLFGLTLIEKHLDWYLMNGRISMQRARTLAPYINRVLTKLRPHAMDLVDAFGYGPEHLRATIATGIERERQDEAREYYRRLRASKDAPVDEKVMVQKAKKQRAK from the coding sequence ATGACTGACGTATTGACCCCTGCCTCGACGGCTGCCAGTGACCACGCTGCCGGCGTTGATGTCGCCGTCCTGGGCCAGGCACTGTTGGGCCGGTGGGCCGATGTCCGCCTCCAGGCGCGTGAGCTGGCCGGGAGGCCGGAGCTGCACAAGGTGGAGGGACTCACCCACGCCGAGCACCGCGAGCGTGTGTTCCAGCAGCTGGGCGTGCTGGTGGAGCAGAACGGGGTCCACCGCGCGTTCCCGTCGCGGCTGGGCGGAACTGACAACCACGGCGGCAACGTGGCCGGCTTTGAGGAACTGGTGACGGCTGACCCGTCGCTCCAGATCAAGGCCGGCGTGCAGTGGGGGCTGTTTGGCTGCGCCGTCCTCCACCTGGGGACGCAGGAACACCAGGACAAGTGGCTGCCGGGCATCATGTCCCTGGAGATCCCCGGGTGCTTCGCGATGACGGAGATCGGGCACGGGTCGGACGTCGCCTCGATTGCCACCACGGCCACCTACGATCCGGAAACCCGGGAGTTCGTCGTCAACACCCCGTTCCGGGCTGCGTGGAAGGAATTCATCGGCAATGCCGCCGTGGACGGTCTGGCGGCAGTGGTGTTTGCCCAGCTCATCACCCGCGGCGTCAACCACGGCGTCCACGCCTTCTACGTGGAACTGCGCGACCCCGCCACCCAGGAGTTCCTGCCCGGCATTGGCGGCGTGGACGACAACATCAAGGGCGGCCTCAACGGGATCGACAACGGCCGCCTGCACTTTTCCAACGTCCGCATTCCGCGCACCAACCTGCTTAACCGCTATGGCGACGTGGCCGCGGACGGCGCCTACTCCTCCCCCATCACGAGCCCCGGACGGCGCTTCTTCACCATGCTCGGCACGTTGGTGCAGGGTCGTGTCTCGCTCGACGGCGCGGCCGTGGCGGCGTCGAAGGTGGCACTGAGGATTGCCATCCAGTACGCAACGGAGCGGCGCCAGTTCAACGCGTCATCCGACACCGGGGAAGTGGTGCTGCTCGACTACCAGCGCCACCAGCGCCGCCTCCTGCCGAGGCTGGCCACCACGTACGCGGCAGCTTTTGCCCATGAGGAACTGCTGCAGAAGTTCGACGGCGTCTTCTCCGGTGCTCAGGACACGGACGAGGACCGCCAGGACCTGGAGACCCTGGCTGCGGCATTTAAATCGCTCTCCACCTGGCACGCACTGGACACGTTGCAGGAATGCCGGGAGGCCTGCGGGGGCGCCGGGTTCATGGTGGAAAACCGGTTCACGTCCCTGCGTGCGGACCTTGACGTCTACGCAACGTTTGAGGGCGACAACACGGTGCTGCTGCAGCTGGTGGCGAAGCGGCTGCTGGCCGACTATTCGAAGGAATTCCGCAACCTGGACTTCGGTGTCCTGGCCCGATTTGTGGTGGGCCAGGCCGCCGAGCTGACGTGGCACAAGACCGGGCTGCGCCAAGTGGCGCAGTTTGTTGCCGACTCGGGTTCTGCGCACAAGTCGGCCAAGGCGCTCAAGGACGAGGACACCCAGCACGAGATGCTCGCCGGCCGGGTCCAGGCCATGGTGGCCGACGTCGCCGCGGCCTTGAAGGAAGCGGCCAAGCTGTCCAAGGAAAAGGGCGCCGAGCTCTTCAATGAACATCAGAACGAATTGATTGAGGCCGCGCGGGCACATGCCGAACTGCTGCAGTGGGAGGCGTTCACGGAGGCGCTGCGCGGCATTTCGGATCCGGGAACGCACCGCGTCCTCACTACGTTGCGCGACCTGTTCGGCCTGACCCTGATCGAGAAGCATCTGGACTGGTACCTCATGAACGGGCGCATCTCAATGCAACGGGCACGCACGCTGGCCCCGTACATCAACCGCGTGCTGACCAAACTGCGGCCCCACGCCATGGACCTGGTGGATGCGTTTGGCTATGGACCCGAGCACTTGCGGGCCACGATCGCCACGGGGATCGAGCGGGAGCGCCAGGACGAGGCCCGCGAGTACTACCGCCGGCTGCGTGCCAGCAAGGATGCCCCCGTGGATGAAAAGGTCATGGTGCAGAAGGCCAAGAAGCAGCGCGCGAAGTAG
- a CDS encoding TetR/AcrR family transcriptional regulator, giving the protein MNTLEVRQAVPAPVPAPVDAPVDGRSARWEAHREERRRALIKAARRAIHRLGFDASMEDIATRAGTSKSVFYRYFGDKAGLRQAVGKVVIGQMQDTIVAAGRTARTPREGLVNMVAAYLQMAETSPNVYTFVTSPFDAGPLPEGDLTGFFDAVTAMISEPLRDLLGDPDSPLLGYWPTAAIGLVRTAGELWLKTPASAAKPDHAAMAEQIAAWLFDGVAQQVSPAPRSIVHPLQAEGTP; this is encoded by the coding sequence GTGAACACGTTGGAAGTCCGGCAGGCCGTGCCGGCGCCGGTCCCGGCCCCCGTCGACGCCCCCGTCGACGGGCGCTCGGCCAGATGGGAAGCGCACCGCGAGGAACGCCGTCGGGCGCTCATCAAGGCGGCCCGGCGCGCCATCCACCGTTTGGGCTTCGACGCCTCCATGGAAGACATCGCCACCCGCGCCGGCACCTCGAAGTCCGTCTTTTACCGCTACTTTGGCGACAAGGCCGGGCTCCGGCAAGCTGTGGGGAAGGTGGTGATCGGACAGATGCAGGACACGATCGTTGCCGCCGGAAGGACCGCCAGGACACCCCGCGAGGGTCTGGTGAACATGGTGGCCGCGTACCTGCAGATGGCGGAGACGTCACCGAACGTGTACACCTTTGTGACGTCCCCGTTCGACGCCGGGCCCCTCCCGGAGGGCGATCTCACCGGATTCTTTGACGCCGTCACCGCCATGATCTCCGAACCCCTGCGGGACCTGCTGGGCGATCCCGACTCGCCGCTGTTGGGGTACTGGCCGACGGCGGCAATCGGCCTGGTCCGCACGGCCGGAGAATTGTGGCTGAAGACGCCCGCGTCTGCGGCCAAGCCCGACCACGCCGCGATGGCGGAGCAGATTGCCGCCTGGCTTTTTGACGGCGTCGCGCAGCAGGTCTCCCCCGCTCCACGGAGCATTGTCCACCCATTGCAAGCAGAAGGAACCCCATGA
- a CDS encoding acetyl-CoA C-acetyltransferase, with product MSSPTASTTSASANETGNKTTQGIRKAVVVGGNRIPFARSGGAYAHASNQDMLTAALDGLVARFGLQDETIGEVAAGAVLKHSRDFNLTREAVLGSALSATTPAYDLQQACATGMEAAVGLSNKIKLGQIDSAIAGGVDSASDAPIAVSEGLRSILLDLSRSKSLAEKARIVARIRPKDLAPDAPSTGEPRTGLSMGEHQALTTAQWNITREAQDELALASHKNLAAAYDRHFFDDLVTPYRGLTRDSNLRADSSMEKLAKLKPVFGRSLGDAATMTAGNSTPLTDGASTVLLASEEWAQAHELPMLANVVDGEAGAVDFVHGRDGLLMAPAFAVPRLLARNGLTLEDIDYFEIHEAFAGTVLSTLAAWEDEEFGRTRLGLGGAFGTVDRSKLNTNGSSLAAGHPFAATGGRLIATLAKMLSERGQVDGRPARGLISVCAAGGQGVAALLEAR from the coding sequence ATGAGTTCCCCCACGGCATCAACCACGTCGGCGAGCGCCAACGAAACCGGCAACAAGACCACGCAGGGCATCCGCAAGGCGGTGGTCGTGGGAGGCAACCGCATCCCGTTCGCCAGGTCGGGGGGCGCCTACGCCCATGCCTCCAACCAGGACATGCTCACGGCCGCGCTCGACGGGCTCGTGGCCAGGTTCGGCCTGCAGGACGAGACCATTGGAGAGGTGGCCGCCGGTGCCGTGCTGAAGCACTCCCGAGACTTCAATCTCACGCGCGAGGCCGTGCTGGGCTCCGCCCTGTCGGCCACCACTCCGGCGTACGACCTCCAACAGGCATGCGCCACGGGCATGGAAGCGGCCGTCGGGCTGTCCAACAAGATCAAGCTGGGCCAGATCGACTCAGCCATTGCCGGCGGGGTCGATTCGGCCTCGGATGCCCCCATTGCCGTCAGCGAAGGTCTTCGCTCCATCCTCCTGGACCTCAGCCGGTCCAAGTCCCTGGCCGAGAAAGCCAGGATTGTGGCCCGCATCCGCCCCAAGGACCTCGCCCCGGATGCCCCGTCCACCGGGGAGCCGCGCACCGGGCTCTCCATGGGGGAGCACCAGGCACTGACCACCGCCCAGTGGAACATCACCCGGGAAGCCCAGGACGAGCTGGCGCTTGCCAGCCACAAGAATCTCGCGGCCGCCTACGACCGGCACTTCTTTGACGACCTCGTCACCCCGTACCGCGGCCTGACGAGGGACTCCAACCTTCGCGCCGATTCCTCCATGGAGAAGCTGGCCAAGCTCAAGCCGGTCTTTGGACGGAGCCTGGGGGACGCAGCGACCATGACGGCGGGCAACTCAACCCCGCTCACCGACGGCGCATCGACCGTGCTGCTCGCCTCCGAGGAATGGGCCCAGGCCCACGAACTGCCCATGCTCGCCAACGTTGTTGACGGCGAGGCCGGCGCCGTCGACTTTGTGCACGGCAGGGACGGGCTCCTCATGGCCCCCGCGTTTGCCGTGCCACGCCTGCTGGCACGCAACGGACTGACGCTGGAGGACATCGACTATTTTGAAATCCACGAAGCCTTCGCCGGCACCGTCTTGAGCACGCTGGCAGCCTGGGAAGACGAGGAATTCGGCAGGACACGGCTCGGCCTCGGCGGCGCCTTTGGCACGGTGGACCGCAGCAAGCTCAACACCAACGGCTCGTCGCTCGCCGCGGGCCACCCCTTCGCTGCCACCGGCGGCAGGCTGATCGCCACACTGGCCAAGATGCTCAGCGAACGCGGGCAGGTCGATGGGCGGCCCGCCCGCGGTCTGATCTCGGTCTGCGCCGCCGGCGGCCAGGGTGTCGCCGCCCTGCTGGAAGCCAGGTGA